A region of Lycium barbarum isolate Lr01 chromosome 1, ASM1917538v2, whole genome shotgun sequence DNA encodes the following proteins:
- the LOC132598542 gene encoding katanin p60 ATPase-containing subunit A1: MVGASLAGLQDHLKLAREYAVEGLYDTSVIFFDGAIAQINKHLNTLDDPMLRSKWMNVKKAISEETEVVKQLDAEKRAFKEVPMGRRPNSPPISTKSSSFVFQPLDEYPTSSGAPMDDPDVWRPPSRDTSRRPARAGQGGMRKSPQDGAWARGSTTRTGTTGRGGRTSGSTKANTGVRSSTTGKKGPGKSTKADSTSTDGEPEEGKSKKGQYEGPDADLAAMLERDVLDNSPGVRWDDVAGLSEAKRLLEEAVVLPLWMPEYFQGIRRPWKGVLMFGPPGTGKTLLAKAVATECGTTFFNVSSATLASKWRGESERMVRCLFDLARSYAPSTIFIDEIDSLCNARGGSGEHESSRRVKSELLVQVDGVSNSATNEDGTRKIVMVLAATNFPWDIDEALRRRLEKRIYIPLPSLESRKELIKINLKSIEVAVDVDIEEVARKTEGYSGDDLTNVCRDASMNGMRRKIAGKTREEIKNMAKDDIAKDPVAMCDFVEAISKVQPSVSAADIEKHEKWFAEFGSA, from the exons ATGGTGGGTGCATCACTGGCAGGATTACAAGATCATTTAAAATTGGCTAGAGAATATGCAGTTGAAGGCCTTTATGACACTTCCGTTATCTTCTTTGATGGCGCTATTGCTCAGATCAATAA GCACTTAAACACACTTGATGACCCTATGCTTCGTTCAAAATGGATGAATGTAAAGAAAGCAATTTCCGAAGAAACTGAGGTAGTGAAACAATTGGATGCCGAGAAACGGGCTTTCAAGGAGGTTCCTATGGGTAGACGTCCTAATTCACCTCCCATTTCAACCAAGTCATCTTCTTTTGTCTTTCAACCGCTTGATGAGTACCCCACATCATCCGGTGCTCCGATGGATGACCCTGATGTTTGGAGACCACCAAGTCGAGACACATCAAGAAGACCTGCAAGAGCCGGTCAGGGGGGTATGAGAAAGTCCCCACAAGATGGAGCCTGGGCTCGTGGATCTACTACAAGGACTGGAACCACAGGCCGTGGGGGAAGGACCAGTGGCTCTACCAAGGCTAATACTGGGGTTCGATCTTCAACTACTGGGAAGAAAGGACCTGGAAAATCTACAAAAGCCGACTCAACATCTACG GATGGTGAACCTGAAGAGGGGAAGAGTAAAAAAGGTCAGTACGAGGGGCCTGATGCAGACCTGGCTGCTATGCTTGAGAGGGATGTCTTGGATAACAGCCCTGGTGTGAGATGGGACGATGTTGCTGGGTTGAGTGAAGCCAAAAGACTTTTGGAGGAAGCAGTTGTTCTCCCATTATGGATGCCAGAATATTTCCAG GGAATCAGGAGACCATGGAAGGGGGTTCTTATGTTTGGGCCTCCTGGAACGGGGAAGACACTTTTGGCCAAGGCTGTTGCTACCGAGTGTGGGACGACATTTTTCAATGTTTCTTCTGCCACCTTGGCTTCAAAATGGCGTGGGGAAAGTGAACGCATGGTGCGGTGCTTGTTTGATCTTGCTCGCTCTTATGCTCCCAGTACAATTTTCATTGATGAGATTGATTCTCTTTGTAATGCCCGAGG GGGTTCAGGAGAGCATGAATCATCCCGAAGGGTGAAGTCTGAACTTCTTGTTCAGGTAGATGGTGTAAGCAACTCTGCCACTAATGAAGATGGCACTCGGAAGATTGTGATGGTTTTAGCTGCTACAAACTTTCCATGGGACATAGATGAGGCATTAAG GAGACGTTTGGAAAAACGTATTTATATTCCCCTACCTAGCTTGGAGAGCAGGAAGGAGCTTATAAAGATCAATTTGAAAAGTATTGAG GTAGCTGTAGATGTGGACATTGAAGAAGTAGCTCGTAAAACAGAGGGATATAGTGGAGACGACCTCACAAATGTTTGCCGAGATGCTTCTATGAATGGGATGAGGCGAAAGATAGCTGGGAAGACACGTGAAGAGATTAAGAACATGGCCAAGGATGACATTGCTAAGGATCCTGTTGCGATGTGTGACTTTGTAGAAGCTATTTCCAAAGTTCAACCTAGTGTGTCAGCAGCCGATATCGAAAAACATGAGAAATGGTTTGCTGAATTTGGATCAGCTTAG
- the LOC132598551 gene encoding gibberellin 3-beta-dioxygenase 1-like produces MPSRISDPIGAHSQKHLDLNSIKELPESHAWTSSNDHYPSNVSCNFESIPVIDLHNDNINVLENIGHACKKWGAFQIINHNISERLLQDIEVAGKSLFSLPMQQKLKASRSPEGVTGYGVARISSFFSKLMWSEGFTIVGSPIEHARQLWPKDYSKFCEIIEEYEKEMEKLAGRLMWLMLGSLGITKDDVKWAVGPKGGCAALQLNSYPACPDPDRAMGLAAHTDSTILTILHQNNTSGLQVFQEGNGWVTVPPMPGALVVNVGDLLHILSNGSYPSVLHRAVVNRTRHRLSVAYLYGPPSGVKVSPLTKLVDQKNPPLYREVTWSEYLGTKAKHFDKALSSVRLCTPLKGFADAKDHNGVQVGYFAGDTFI; encoded by the exons ATGCCTTCAAGAATCTCGGATCCTATTGGAGCTCACTCTCAAAAACACTTGGACTTGAACTCAATAAAAGAATTGCCAGAGTCCCATGCATGGACATCCTCAAATGATCATTATCCGTCTAATGTTTCATGTAACTTCGAGTCTATTCCGGTGATCGACCTCCACAACGACAATATTAATGTACTTGAAAATATAGGTCATGCATGCAAGAAATGGGGTGCATTCCAAATTATTAACCATAATATATCAGAGAGGCTACTCCAAGATATTGAAGTGGCCGGAAAGAGCCTTTTTTCACTTCCTATGCAGCAAAAGCTAAAGGCCTCTCGTTCTCCTGAAGGTGTCACCGGTTATGGCGTGGCTCGCATATCGTCTTTCTTCTCAAAGCTCATGTGGTCTGAAGGGTTCACCATTGTTGGCTCCCCGATTGAACACGCACGCCAACTTTGGCCTAAAGATTACAGCAAATTCTG TGAGATAATAGAAGAATACGAAAAGGAAATGGAAAAGCTAGCAGGAAGACTAATGTGGCTTATGCTTGGGTCATTAGGGATAACAAAAGATGATGTTAAATGGGCGGTTGGCCCAAAAGGAGGCTGTGCTGCCTTACAACTAAATTCTTACCCGGCATGTCCAGATCCGGATCGGGCCATGGGTCTTGCAGCCCATACAGATTCAACCATATTAACAATTCTTCACCAAAACAACACAAGTGGTTTACAAGTTTTTCAGGAAGGGAATGGTTGGGTCACTGTCCCTCCAATGCCTGGTGCATTAGTAGTTAACGTAGGTGACCTTTTACACATATTATCAAACGGGTCGTACCCGAGTGTTTTACACCGGGCGGTTGTGAACCGGACCCGACATAGGCTTTCTGTAGCCTATTTATATGGTCCACCGTCAGGGGTAAAAGTATCACCCCTGACAAAATTGGTGGACCAAAAGAACCCGCCCTTATATAGGGAGGTGACATGGAGTGAGTATTTGGGCACTAAGGCCAAACATTTTGATAAGGCGCTTTCATCTGTACGGCTTTGTACCCCTCTAAAAGGATTTGCCGATGCCAAAGATCATAATGGCGTGCAAGTTGGCTATTTCGCTGGAGACACTTTCATttaa